From the Acidovorax carolinensis genome, one window contains:
- a CDS encoding dynamin family protein codes for MDSAVQERLSRLEAQVRSDKVMVAFVAEFSRGKSELINAIFFADYGRRIMPASAGRTTMCPTELGYDASLAPSLRLLPIDTRLQLQGLAEWRLKHDRWLEIPLDVNNADQIAKALEKVAEVRKVTLDNARALGFWHDELSDDNPVPDADGLVEVPMWRHAIINIPHPLLKQGLVILDTPGLNAVGAEPELTVNLIPQAHAVVFILSADTGVTRSDLSIWREHLATSPDSLDARLVVLNKIDTLWDTLNSPDEILAQMNRQCMTSAEMLGVPLAQVVPVSAQKGLVAKITCDDLLLESSGLPVLEEALAKGIMGRRQAILRAAVATGVAGLRAETSRVINIRRRDLDDQMAELRSLRGKNASVIESMRHRVEQEQREFDMSTTKIQAVRAVHLKLLRDVFHQLGAKSLKMELAELAQMLQQKGLKLGVRKIYAQTFDKLRGTLDKAQASGIEIQAMLGGTFRQLNAEFGFSLQVPPPPQLEHFTDDLSQIEQSHLQYLGVGNALKLVQPEFADRLVRALAMRLRTVYESAANDLELWSKSATAQLDAQLRERRRSFARRIEAVDRIQHAATSLVERISEIEAGEAELIQLERRLTELTAQLMALPVLEEGTELTGLMPA; via the coding sequence ATGGACTCCGCCGTTCAGGAGCGGCTGAGTCGACTGGAAGCCCAGGTGCGCAGCGACAAGGTGATGGTGGCTTTTGTCGCGGAGTTTTCGCGTGGAAAATCTGAGCTGATCAATGCCATTTTCTTTGCTGACTACGGTCGCCGCATCATGCCTGCCAGTGCCGGCCGCACGACGATGTGCCCCACGGAATTGGGCTACGACGCTTCATTGGCCCCCAGTCTGCGGCTGCTGCCCATTGATACTCGCTTGCAATTGCAGGGCCTCGCTGAATGGCGCCTGAAGCATGATCGCTGGCTTGAGATCCCGCTGGATGTGAACAATGCGGATCAAATCGCCAAAGCGCTTGAGAAAGTCGCTGAGGTTCGAAAAGTCACACTGGACAACGCCCGTGCGCTGGGGTTCTGGCACGATGAGCTGTCGGATGACAACCCGGTTCCTGATGCCGATGGCTTGGTGGAAGTGCCGATGTGGCGACACGCCATCATCAATATTCCCCATCCCCTGCTCAAGCAAGGGTTGGTGATTCTTGATACCCCCGGGTTGAATGCGGTGGGCGCCGAGCCCGAGTTGACCGTCAATCTCATCCCGCAGGCCCATGCGGTGGTCTTCATCTTGAGTGCGGACACGGGGGTCACCCGTTCGGACTTGTCCATCTGGCGCGAGCATCTGGCAACGTCCCCGGACAGTCTTGACGCGCGGCTGGTTGTGCTGAACAAGATCGACACCTTGTGGGATACCCTCAATTCGCCGGATGAAATCCTCGCGCAGATGAACCGGCAATGCATGACCTCTGCCGAGATGCTGGGGGTGCCGCTGGCGCAGGTGGTGCCGGTTTCTGCGCAAAAGGGGCTCGTTGCAAAAATCACATGTGACGATCTGCTGCTTGAATCCAGTGGCCTGCCCGTGTTGGAGGAGGCGCTGGCCAAAGGGATCATGGGGCGCCGCCAAGCCATCTTGCGTGCTGCCGTAGCGACGGGGGTGGCGGGGCTGCGTGCCGAGACTTCGCGTGTGATCAATATTCGTCGCCGGGATCTGGACGACCAGATGGCGGAACTGCGAAGTCTCCGGGGAAAAAATGCGTCGGTGATCGAGTCGATGCGCCACCGCGTGGAGCAGGAACAGCGCGAGTTCGATATGAGTACCACCAAGATCCAGGCGGTTCGGGCGGTGCATCTGAAGTTGCTGCGGGACGTTTTCCATCAGTTGGGGGCCAAGTCCCTCAAGATGGAGTTGGCCGAGTTGGCGCAGATGCTCCAGCAAAAGGGCTTGAAGTTGGGCGTGCGAAAAATCTATGCCCAGACCTTTGACAAACTGAGGGGCACCCTGGACAAGGCGCAGGCATCCGGCATTGAGATTCAGGCGATGTTGGGCGGCACGTTTCGCCAGCTGAATGCGGAATTTGGTTTCTCCCTGCAGGTACCTCCCCCTCCGCAGCTCGAACACTTCACTGACGATCTCTCTCAGATTGAGCAAAGCCATTTGCAGTATCTGGGTGTTGGCAACGCCTTGAAACTTGTGCAGCCGGAATTCGCCGATCGCTTGGTTCGAGCCTTGGCCATGCGGTTGCGCACGGTGTATGAGTCGGCGGCGAATGACCTGGAGTTGTGGAGCAAGTCTGCAACGGCCCAACTGGATGCGCAGTTGCGTGAGCGTCGCCGCAGTTTTGCACGGCGCATCGAGGCGGTCGACCGGATTCAGCACGCTGCCACGAGTCTTGTGGAGCGGATTTCCGAGATCGAGGCGGGTGAGGCGGAACTCATTCAACTGGAACGACGCTTGACCGAACTGACCGCCCAGTTGATGGCATTGCCTGTTCTGGAAGAAGGTACAGAACTCACCGGGCTCATGCCTGCATGA
- a CDS encoding lipoprotein insertase outer membrane protein LolB: MVLLLAGCAQPQPAPANAQRTLWTGRLALQVEEQASQSFSASFELSGSAQQGQLVLLNPLGNTIARIQWHASHAEITTGQNTRESESLDALLQDVLGTPIPVDALFSWLEGTHVAAVGWQVDLSAIDAGRLVAQRYTPTPQATLRIVLTR; the protein is encoded by the coding sequence GTGGTTTTGCTGCTGGCGGGCTGCGCCCAGCCGCAGCCCGCGCCTGCGAACGCACAGCGCACGCTTTGGACAGGACGCCTTGCATTGCAGGTAGAAGAACAGGCGTCACAGTCATTTTCGGCATCGTTTGAGCTGTCGGGGTCAGCGCAGCAGGGCCAATTGGTCTTGCTCAATCCCCTGGGCAACACCATCGCACGAATCCAGTGGCATGCCAGCCATGCAGAGATCACCACGGGGCAGAACACCCGAGAGTCCGAATCACTCGATGCCTTGCTTCAGGATGTCCTGGGCACCCCTATTCCCGTTGACGCGCTTTTCAGCTGGCTGGAAGGCACCCATGTCGCGGCCGTTGGCTGGCAAGTGGATCTGTCGGCCATTGACGCCGGGCGGCTGGTGGCACAACGCTACACGCCGACGCCACAAGCCACCCTGCGAATCGTCCTGACCCGCTGA
- a CDS encoding tetratricopeptide repeat protein has product MDYYDPMVQSHRFRTALLAATLVATATTGWTQPGDQQPPTSSEATPPAASGAQLDAELFYEIFLGELTAQSGDPGAGYALMLEAARRSRESALYRRAADIALQARSGDYALAAARAWKEAQPQSREANRYTLQILIALNRIGETPQLLRQELAQIPASSKAAALSALPQMYGRASDKTLAANVVEQALADELHHPATGPAAWTTLGRMRLAAGNKVGALNAARRALALDGASEVAMPLALELMEEGVADAESLVTAHLTKKPDPELRTAYARILLSQQRYPAARQQLETVTRDKPDFREAWLALATLQLQDNRLPDAEKSLQRYIELANAATSDPDLQKRGLTQAYLLYAQLAEKKKDYTAAESWLARIDNSEEMMSAQRRRASLLAQRGKISEARGLLRGLPGNTPNQTRLKLQAEVQLLQEMRLYKEALAVQTELVAQNPDDNEMVYDQAMLAEKTGDPVLMEQLLRQVIARQPDFHHAYNALGYSLAERGLRLEEAKGLIAKALEYAPGDPFITDSLGWVEFRLGNSAEALRLLSAAFKTRPDAEIAAHLGEVLWSTGDRARASSVWREGLRLNPDNETLRDTLKRLGARP; this is encoded by the coding sequence ATGGATTATTATGACCCGATGGTGCAATCTCATCGCTTTCGAACCGCCCTCCTCGCTGCCACTCTGGTGGCAACAGCAACCACGGGATGGACGCAGCCTGGCGATCAACAGCCCCCCACAAGCAGCGAAGCCACGCCCCCCGCCGCCTCTGGCGCACAGCTCGATGCCGAACTTTTCTATGAGATCTTTCTGGGCGAGCTGACCGCCCAGTCCGGAGATCCTGGCGCGGGTTACGCGCTGATGCTGGAAGCCGCGCGGCGCAGCAGGGAAAGCGCCTTGTACCGTCGAGCAGCCGATATTGCCCTGCAAGCCCGGTCGGGCGACTACGCTTTGGCGGCGGCACGGGCGTGGAAAGAAGCGCAACCCCAGTCGCGCGAAGCCAACCGCTACACGCTGCAGATTCTCATCGCCCTGAACCGGATCGGGGAAACCCCGCAACTGCTGCGCCAGGAGTTGGCGCAAATACCCGCTTCCTCCAAAGCTGCAGCCCTGTCGGCCCTGCCCCAGATGTATGGCCGTGCCAGCGACAAGACACTGGCGGCGAATGTAGTCGAGCAGGCGCTGGCCGATGAACTTCACCACCCCGCCACAGGGCCCGCCGCGTGGACCACACTGGGTCGCATGCGCCTGGCAGCAGGAAACAAGGTCGGTGCGCTCAATGCCGCTCGCCGGGCGCTCGCGCTGGATGGAGCAAGCGAAGTGGCCATGCCGCTGGCCCTGGAATTGATGGAGGAGGGGGTGGCGGACGCGGAATCGTTGGTGACGGCCCACCTCACCAAAAAACCTGATCCCGAGTTGCGCACGGCATATGCCCGCATCCTTTTAAGCCAGCAACGTTACCCTGCCGCGCGCCAACAGCTGGAAACCGTGACGCGCGACAAGCCCGACTTCAGGGAAGCATGGCTAGCCCTTGCAACGCTGCAACTCCAGGACAATCGATTGCCCGATGCAGAAAAATCGCTGCAGCGCTACATCGAACTGGCGAATGCGGCCACGTCAGATCCCGACCTCCAGAAGCGCGGCCTGACCCAGGCCTACCTTCTCTATGCACAGCTTGCCGAAAAGAAAAAGGACTACACGGCAGCGGAATCCTGGCTCGCACGCATTGACAATTCGGAAGAAATGATGAGCGCGCAGCGACGGCGAGCGTCGTTGCTCGCACAGCGGGGAAAAATTTCAGAAGCGCGCGGCCTGCTTCGCGGCCTGCCAGGCAATACTCCCAACCAGACCCGACTGAAACTGCAGGCAGAGGTGCAGCTTCTGCAGGAAATGCGTTTGTACAAAGAAGCCCTGGCCGTTCAAACCGAACTGGTGGCGCAGAATCCCGACGACAACGAAATGGTCTACGACCAGGCGATGCTGGCTGAAAAGACGGGCGATCCGGTGCTGATGGAACAGCTGCTGCGGCAGGTGATTGCACGACAACCCGATTTCCACCACGCCTACAACGCCTTGGGATACTCGCTGGCCGAACGTGGGCTGCGCCTGGAGGAGGCCAAGGGCCTGATCGCCAAGGCGCTGGAATATGCTCCCGGCGACCCCTTCATTACGGACAGCCTCGGCTGGGTCGAATTCCGCTTGGGCAACAGCGCAGAGGCCTTGCGGCTGCTTTCGGCCGCATTCAAGACCCGGCCCGATGCCGAAATTGCAGCCCACCTGGGCGAAGTCCTCTGGTCCACCGGCGACCGTGCGCGCGCCTCCAGCGTCTGGCGCGAAGGTTTGCGCCTGAATCCAGACAACGAAACGCTCAGAGACACGCTGAAACGCCTGGGAGCCAGGCCCTGA